AGCTGATCATCGCCCAGTTGATCACCAGGGTTGCCACCACCAGCGACATCAGCAACTCCAGTGCGTTCTGCGGCATCAGGTAGTTGAGCAGCACCGCAATCAGGGTCACCGCCGCCGACACCAGGATCGAGCGCACCGGCACGCCACGATGATCGACCTTGGCCAGGGCCGCCGGGGCATCACCTTGCTCAGCCATGCCCAGCAGCATGCGGGCGTTGCAGTAGGTGCCGCTGTTGTAGACCGACAGCGCCGCGGTCAGCACCACGAAGTTCAGCAGGTGCGCGGCGACATCGCTGCCCAGCAGCGAGAACACCTGGACGAACGGGCTGCTGCCATAGCTGCCGCCGGAGGCGTCGATGCTCGCCACCAGGGTATCCCATGGGGTCAGCGACAGCAGCACCACCAGGGCACCGACATAGAAGATCAGGATGCGGTAGATGACCTGGTTGATCGCCTTGGGGATCACGGTCTTTGGCTTGTCGGCCTCAGCGGCGGTGAAACCGAGCATTTCCAGGCCACCGAAGGAGAACATGATGAACGCCAAGGCCATCACCAGGCCGCTGATGCCGTTGGGGAAGAAGCCGCCATGCGACCACAGGTTGGCCACGGTCGCGTCCGGGCCGCCGCTGCCGCTGGTCAGCAGGTAGGCCCCCAGGCCGATCATGCTGACGATGGCCACCACCTTGATGATGGCGAACCAGAACTCGGCCTCGCCGAAGAACTTCACGTTCATCAGGTTGATGGCGTTGATCAGCAGGAAGAACGCTGCCGCGGTGACCCAGGTCGGGATTTCCGGCCACCAGTAGTGCACGTACTTGCCCACCGCCGACAGTTCCGACATGCCCACCAGGATGTACAGCACCCAGCAGTTCCAGCCCGACAGGAAGCCGGCGAAGCCGCCCCAGTACTTGTGGGCGAAATGGCTGAAGGAGCCGGCCACCGGCTCCTCGACGATCATTTCGCCGAGCTGGCGCATGATCATGAAGGCAATGAAGCCGCAGATGGCATAGCCGAGGATCATCGAAGGCCCGGCGGATTTCATCACGCCGGCGGAGCCCAGGAACAATCCGGTGCCGATGGCGCCGCCTAGGGCGATCAGCTGGATATGACGGTTCTTCAAGCCACGCTTGAGTTCACCAGACTGTGAATTATGTCCACTCATGAACGAAGTCACCTGCTTGTTTTTATCTGTGACGGAATCGGACCCACCGCGCTCGTGGCGCAGCGGAATGGGCAAGGTGGTTACCTTGGTACTTGTGACAGGAGGTCGCACAGGGCCTTGGCGGCCAGGGGCGGATCAACCGGGTGTCAGCAAGCGTGCGCGGTACGCAAGGGAGTCACAGGTAAAACGCGGCGCATTGTATACCCCTGCAAACGCGCAGGCGTCAACGCGTTGCATCGTTTCCTGTGGAAAAAACGCAGCGGTCCCGGGGAGAGAGCCTAAAAAGGCGAAGTGATCGGCGCGCATGACGCCTCCATTTGTTTGTTGTTCTTGGTGCCTGGCGATCCTGCCTGGCTTTGTACACGCAATGGCGCTATCTCAACGGTTGAACGCAGGTTTGGGAAGGGGGCTGCGGGTAGCGCACAGGCTCTGGGGCGGGATATTCGGCAAATTTTTGTTACGCGAAATGGAGAGACCTTGGAAATCAGTCATATTCGTAACGATTTTTTTACAATACGGTAAAAAAAGTTTACACGCCTCAGGGAAATTTCTTTTTGATCAGAGACTTGAGCCAGTTTCAGCCCCTGGGCGTGTAGCAGCCGGCTTGCCAGCGAACACCGGCATGGCCGGTGCCATCCCCCGCAGCGCCTGTTTCGCCAGCAAGGCTGGCGCCTACGGGTGTTGCAGGCCGTAATCGGCGTAGGAGCCGGCTTTGCCGGCGAACACCGGCATGGCCGGTGCCATCCTGCGCGGCGCCTGTTTCGCCAGCACGGCTGGCGCCTACGAAGCCAGGGAAGACCACACACTCGCGCACAAAAAAGCCAGCCCGAAGGCTGGCTCTGGCAACACCGAGACCGATCAGCCGCGCGGCTTCTCGCGCCCACGGCCACGCCCCGCCGGCTTATCGCCATCAGGGCGCGCCGGGCGCTTGCGCATCTCGCTCGGCCGCTCGGCCACCGCGCTGCCGCGACCACCCTTGCGCGGCGCGGCGTCTTCACGCGGCGCACGGGCCGGGCGCTCGCCCTGGCCTTCGGCAGCCGGGCGCAGGCTGCGCACACGCTCGCCACGGCCCAGCGGACGGGTCGACTTGCGCTGCAGGCGCTCGAGCTTGTCCTTGGCCTTGAGCTTCATCTCTGGCAGCGCCACCGGCTGCAGGCCGACTTCGGCGGCCAGGATGTCGATCTCGCCCTGGCTCATTTCGCGCCAGCGGCCCATCGGCAGGTCGGAGTTGAGGAACACCGGGCCGAAACGCACGCGTTTCAGGCGGCTGACCACCACGCCCTGGGACTCCCACAGGCGCCGCACCTCACGGTTGCGGCCTTCCATCACCACGCAGTGGTACCAGTGGTTGAAACCTTCACCGCCCGGTGCCTTCTGGATGTCGGTGAACTTGGCCGGGCCGTCCTCGAGCATCACCCCAGCCTTGAGGCGATCGACCATGTCGTCGTCGACCTCGCCACGCACCCGCACCGCGTACTCGCGGTCCATCTCGTAGGATGGGTGCATGAGGCGGTTGGCCAGCTCGCCATCGGTGGTGAACAACAGCAGGCCGGTGGTGTTGATGTCCAGGCGACCGATGTTGATCCAGCGCCCCTCTTTCGGACGCGGCAGGCGGTCGAACACGGTCGGGCGGCCTTCCGGGTCGTCGCGGGTGCAGATTTCGCCGTCGGGCTTGTTGTACATGATCACCCGGCGGGTGGCCTCGGCGGCCTCCACGCGCTTGATCAGCTTGCCATCGACGGTGATGGCGTCGTGCAGGTCGACGCGCAGGCCGAGGGTGGCCTCGACGCCGTTGACCTTGATACGACCCTGGCTGATCCAGGCCTCGACGTCACGGCGCGAACCGACGCCAATGCGCGCCAGCACCTTCTGCAGCTTTTCGCCGGACGGCGGGGTGGGTTGTTGGTCTTGCAGATCTTGGTCACTCATCTGGGCACCTCCCGGTGTAGTAGTGAAAGCGGGCGCGCATCATACGCGGTTCGGCGGGTTAACGCATCTGGAGGGTAGAAGGTTTTTCGTGCCCTGCCTGCAGATTCCGCCCAAAGGTGGCGACCCCACTAGACCTTCGGCTCGGCCTCAGGCGCCTGCGCCTCATCGCGCAAATCATCGAAATCGGTCTTGAGCCCGTCTTCCATGGCATCCAGTTCCACCAGCAGCGAGCGGAAGCTGGTCTCGTCCTTGGGCCCCTGTTCTTCGCCCTCCTCGCCCAGGCTGGCGTCGGCCAAGGCCTGCAAGTGCGCCGGTACCGGCGCCTCGTCCGGGTCAAGTTCAGGCTCCAGTTCCATCTCGCGCAGTTCGGCCAAGGCCGGCAGCTCGTCGAGGCTCTTGAGGTTGAAGTGATCGAGAAACGCCTTGGTGGTGGCGAACATCGCCGGGCGCCCCGGCACCTCGCGGTAACCGACGATACGGATCCACTCACGCTCCATCAGCGTCTTGATGATGTTGCTGTTCACCGCCACGCCGCGCACGTCCTCGATCTCGCCACGGGTGATGGGCTGGCGGTAGGCGATCAGCGCCATGGTCTCGAGCAGCGCCCGCGAATAACGCTGGGGACGCTCTTCCCACAGGCGGCCAACCCAGGGCGCGTAGTCCTCGCGAATCTGCAGGCGATAGCCGCTGGCCACCTCCTTGAGTTCGAACGCGCGCCCGGCGCAGGACTTGCCAAGCACCTCGAGGGCTTTCTTGAAAACGCCGGGCGCCGGGCGCTCGGCCTCCTCGAACAGCTCGTACAGGCGCTCGAGGGATTGCGGCTTGCCCGAGGCGAGCAGGAAAGCCTCGATCAGCGAAGCCAGTTCGCGGGGTTCGTTCAGGTTCATCGGTCGTCAGGTCACTCTGCCCGCGCGCGGACGTGGATCGGGGCGAAAGGCTCATTTTGCACCAGTTCGATCAGCGATTCCTTCACCAGCTCGAGAATCGCCATGAAGGTCACCACCACGCCGAGCTTGCCCTCCTCGGCGCTGAACAGCTCGACGAAGGGCACGAAGCCACCGCCCTTGAGGCGCTCGAGCACGTCGCTCATGCGCTCGCGGGTCGACAGCACCTCGCGGGTGATCTGGTGGCTCTCGAACAGGTCGTTGCGGCGCATGACCTCGGCCATCGACAGCAGGATCTCCTCCAGCGCTACCTCCGGCAACAGCTTGCGCACCTTGGCCTGGGGCGCTTCCAGGCGCGGCACCACGACATCGCGACCGACCCGGGGCAGTTCGTCGATGCCCTCGGCGGCGGCCTTGAAGCGCTCGTACTCCTGCAAGCGACGAATCAGCTCGGCGCGCGGATCGCCCTCTTCTTCCTCGACCTCGCTGGAGCGCGGCAGCAGCATGCGCGACTTGATCTCGGCCAGCATCGCGGCCATCACCAGGTACTCGGCGGCCAGCTCCAGGCGCACGCTCTTCATCAGCTCGACGTAGCCCATGTA
The window above is part of the Pseudomonas muyukensis genome. Proteins encoded here:
- a CDS encoding amino acid permease, with protein sequence MSGHNSQSGELKRGLKNRHIQLIALGGAIGTGLFLGSAGVMKSAGPSMILGYAICGFIAFMIMRQLGEMIVEEPVAGSFSHFAHKYWGGFAGFLSGWNCWVLYILVGMSELSAVGKYVHYWWPEIPTWVTAAAFFLLINAINLMNVKFFGEAEFWFAIIKVVAIVSMIGLGAYLLTSGSGGPDATVANLWSHGGFFPNGISGLVMALAFIMFSFGGLEMLGFTAAEADKPKTVIPKAINQVIYRILIFYVGALVVLLSLTPWDTLVASIDASGGSYGSSPFVQVFSLLGSDVAAHLLNFVVLTAALSVYNSGTYCNARMLLGMAEQGDAPAALAKVDHRGVPVRSILVSAAVTLIAVLLNYLMPQNALELLMSLVVATLVINWAMISYSHLKFRQHLDRTGQKPLFKALWYPYGNYLVLAFVVLILGIMLQIPGIQVSVYAMPVWLVVMYLAYQLKSKRGPQANGAAGSIAK
- the rluB gene encoding 23S rRNA pseudouridine(2605) synthase RluB; translation: MSDQDLQDQQPTPPSGEKLQKVLARIGVGSRRDVEAWISQGRIKVNGVEATLGLRVDLHDAITVDGKLIKRVEAAEATRRVIMYNKPDGEICTRDDPEGRPTVFDRLPRPKEGRWINIGRLDINTTGLLLFTTDGELANRLMHPSYEMDREYAVRVRGEVDDDMVDRLKAGVMLEDGPAKFTDIQKAPGGEGFNHWYHCVVMEGRNREVRRLWESQGVVVSRLKRVRFGPVFLNSDLPMGRWREMSQGEIDILAAEVGLQPVALPEMKLKAKDKLERLQRKSTRPLGRGERVRSLRPAAEGQGERPARAPREDAAPRKGGRGSAVAERPSEMRKRPARPDGDKPAGRGRGREKPRG
- the scpB gene encoding SMC-Scp complex subunit ScpB — protein: MNLNEPRELASLIEAFLLASGKPQSLERLYELFEEAERPAPGVFKKALEVLGKSCAGRAFELKEVASGYRLQIREDYAPWVGRLWEERPQRYSRALLETMALIAYRQPITRGEIEDVRGVAVNSNIIKTLMEREWIRIVGYREVPGRPAMFATTKAFLDHFNLKSLDELPALAELREMELEPELDPDEAPVPAHLQALADASLGEEGEEQGPKDETSFRSLLVELDAMEDGLKTDFDDLRDEAQAPEAEPKV
- a CDS encoding segregation and condensation protein A gives rise to the protein MEVILEAFEGPLDLLLYLIRKQNIDILDIPVAEITRQYMGYVELMKSVRLELAAEYLVMAAMLAEIKSRMLLPRSSEVEEEEGDPRAELIRRLQEYERFKAAAEGIDELPRVGRDVVVPRLEAPQAKVRKLLPEVALEEILLSMAEVMRRNDLFESHQITREVLSTRERMSDVLERLKGGGFVPFVELFSAEEGKLGVVVTFMAILELVKESLIELVQNEPFAPIHVRARAE